From a region of the Triticum aestivum cultivar Chinese Spring chromosome 7D, IWGSC CS RefSeq v2.1, whole genome shotgun sequence genome:
- the LOC123164278 gene encoding jacalin-related lectin 3, producing the protein MQGSVSRMGPCGGGGGHDRDMDMRGVNRVVKLVVRHGDTVDAISVLYERNGREEWTDLWGGQGGTLSEICLRPDEHFTGVVGHYGEFDGSFAVRSLTFVSNARSFGPYGQEDGVPFALPAAGGKILGFHARSGRRLDALGTYVKMADLSTQAPRN; encoded by the exons ATGCAGGGATCCGTTTCGAGAATGGGgccatgcggcggcggcggcggccacgacAGGGACATGGACATGCGCGGCGTGAACCGTGTGGTCAAGCTGGTCGTCCGCCACGGCGACACCGTCGACGCCATCTCCGTCCTGTACGAGCGGAACGGCCGGGAGGAGTGGACCGACCTGTGGGGAGGACAAGGGGGGACGCTCTCCGAG ATCTGCCTGCGGCCGGACGAGCACTTCACCGGCGTCGTGGGCCACTACGGCGAGTTTGATGGCAGCTTCGCCGTGAGGTCGCTCACTTTCGTCAGCAACGCCCGCAGCTTCGGGCCGTACGGGCAGGAGGATGGCGTGCCGTTCGCGCTTCCTGCGGCCGGCGGCAAGATCCTCGGCTTCCACgcgcgctccggccgccgcctggaCGCGCTCGGCACCTACGTCAAGATGGCAGATCTGTCCACGCAGGCCCCACGGAACTGA